From the genome of Papaver somniferum cultivar HN1 unplaced genomic scaffold, ASM357369v1 unplaced-scaffold_10, whole genome shotgun sequence:
AAATCTATTCTCTTCATGCCATTAATAACGCTAAGGTTGTCGTTTAAGAAGATAATATTATCTAAGACAGTGTCTCTTGTCCGTTTAGTTGCTTTCCTGCAAGCTCTAGCTTCTGCTTCATCTGAATTTGTGCATGTCCTTGTGCCTCCTGTAAAGTCATGAATAACACCATTATTATCAATCAACACCAAGGCATAGGTATATTTCTTAGAACTCTTTTCAAAAGCAGCGTCAAACATGATAGAATGCAAATTATTATTGCTCCAGCATTACGAAACTTACGACCAGGATGAGAGCAATCACAAATATTTTTAACTTTAAAATTTTGTTTGATCATATCAGTCGAACTGGAATTCAAAAAGTAATTAATGTCCTTTTTTGTGTTCTTTATCAGATCTATTGGATTAGGTTTGATCCCACCAAAGACTAATGTACGCCTACATTTCCAAGTAAACCAGAGtttataagaataaaaatacctATTATCTTTTCCCTTTAGCCActtaacaaaccatttcttaaaATCTAAATTAATTAGTCCCTTTATAAAGCACAGGAGAAAGAGACATTCCTCTCCAAATAGCCTCGGAGAAATTACATTCAAGAAACAAATGATCAGTAGTTTCACTAACAATTTTATTACACATAACACATTAAATATCTGTAGGAATATGTCTTCCTAATTTTTCTTTGACTGGCAAACAATCACTAAGAGATTTCCATAAAAACATTTGAACTCTAGGTATCACCTTGAGTTTCCATATATCAATCCAACCTACCTTAATATCTAAACGTTTTGTattactgtttgagggtgaaaacaatttctgctaattttggtaatttcgtgtctcggtgagaaacgagtctaaatcctaaacaatgtactgcacgggagtacattagattcgagagatcaatctgtaaaatccgGCCTAAgtcaagaaatgaccgttccagacttgcttcggtcacaaagtgaaggagaagggttggtcttgtggagggaagcgaagagagtgttgagtccagaatagttgattttggaagagtggttgttttacgacttgtatcagaaagtggaacgcTAGCAACGTGGAAagataacaggtgatttctgagtgttgtattctcctgaccaaaacttgttctttggtggaaacaggtgagacctatttatacaagtcgcaacgaaacgtaccctggtctcgtaagaagtggaaacggttgagtaaatgaaagaaagcggtaacgggtaacgcatggaattgatgtttccataatgaaggaaacgtttcaccattacttcttgtatttactaaccacctcactcttatgacactttcttgtaacgggcgtagtgtacgctgcacgttgtaaaccgccagaccaataccctgatgagcatcccccagtttgtgacatgttttgatgtctcgagtgttttgtgtaccatgttgttattgtttggcaagtttctattgggagacttgccgtctcggtggtgaccttcgacggttgagattttgcatcttgataggaaggttagccgttgattgtggttaccttccgttggtagacagtggtgtggccacggtgctggcatggcttgcacaTGCTCTTAgtgtggctaattagggtttggtgtcgtgaccatagaattggcatagctaagtgtgcgccgtgtccaaagagttggaagcgtagctaaaggttgccacaagtcgtttggtttagtggcgatcttgtacggctgagatttgcatctcagaaggaaggataaccgttgattgttgcaaccttcctttggcagccagcgacacggaggcatggccggcatggctttggcgtggccaaattagggttttggaaccaTGGCCAAGAGTTAgcaccgtatccaagagattgccacaagtcgtttggtggcaagtttgtactgctgagatttgcatctcagagggaagggtagccgttgattgttgcaaccctccatttggcagctagcggcatggaggcatggccgacatggattcggcaccgtggccaaattagggctttggcactgtggccaaattagggttttggcaccgtggcaaagagttggcaccgtagccaagatattgccacaagtcatttggtggcaagtttgtacggctgagttttgcatctcagagggaagtgtagttgttgattgttgcaaccctccgtttggaagccagcggcatggaggcatgaccggcatggctttggcgtgaccaaattagggctttggcaccgtgtccaaattagggttttggcactgtggccaagagattgccacaagtcgtttggtggcaagtttgtacggctgagatttgcatctcagagggaagggtagccgttgattgttgcaacctcccatttggcagccagcggcatagaggcatggccggcgtggatttggcatggtttaggcgcgtccaagctaggattttggcatagttttaggcgctgccaaaattagggttttggcatagtttaggagcggccaaaattagggcttggcattgggccaaaagttgccacgcgcttggtggcgaacttggacggctgagatttgcatctcataaggaagggtggtcgttggttgttgtaacccttcgtttggcagccagcggcatgaaggcatgaccatcatggctttggcgtggtttaggcgcggccaagctaggattctggcatagttttaggcgcgaccaaaattaggattttggcatagtttaggcgcgaccaaaattagggcttggcattgggccaaaagcttccacgcgtttggtggcgaacttggaaggctgagatttgcatctcagaaggaagggtggtcgttgattgttgtaacccttcgtttgacagccagcggcatggaggcatggccggcgtggttttggcatggtttaggcgcgaccaagctaggattttggcatagttttaggcgcggccaaaattagggtttggcatagtttaggcgcggccaaaattagggcttgacattgggacaaaagttgccacgcgtttggtggcgaacttggacggctgagatttgcatctcagaaggaagggtggccgttgattagtgcaacccttcgtttggcagctagCGGCATGGAGGTATGgttttggcgtggtttaggcgcgaccaagctaggattttggcatagttttaggtgcggccaaaattagggttttgacatagtttaggcgcggccaaaattagggcttggcattgggccaaaagttgccacgcgtttggtggcgaacttggacagctgagatttgcatctcagaaggaagggtgaccgttgattgttgcaacccttcgtttggcagccagcggcatggaggcatggccggcgtggctttgtcatggtttaggcgcggccaagctaggattttggcatagttttaggcgcggccaaaattaaggttttggtatagtttaggcacggctaaaattagggcttggcattgggccaaaagttgccacgcgtttggtggagaacttgtacggctgagatttgcatctcagagggaagggtagccgttgattattgcaacccttcatttggtagccagcgacatggaggcatggccggcatggctttggaatggtggtgcggctggcatggtatgcctttggcgtggaggtgcggatggcatggctgGCAATGATGACACGATCCTGAACCGATCTCGAAAAATTGGAGATTGATTCTCCACCaatcaaaaacaccaaaaaacTTGGGAATAATGAACGCTTTCGGGGAATGATGAAACGAAACTGAAAATGATGACACGATCCTGAGCTGATCTCgaaaaattagaaaaattatGTAGAAGGTCAACGTACTAACAAGTAATGGGTAAATAAGTAAACTCTAAAAAAGGTAAACTAGTGTTGACTAACTAGGATGGAAAACTAAACAATGGTGGTACTTTAGAAAATTTGTTAAAAACAGGCGTAACAAAAAAAAGAGGCCAAAAAACGGGGGTACTTTATAAATTATCCCTTAATTTTAAGGATTATAGCTAACAATTTACAGTGTTAGTTCTGAACCTTTGTACTAAAATAAATTAATGATTCTGATAATTTATGAGTTGACAAGAAGATTCGCTAAATTTTTTTAGAATATCTAGAAGATTATGATCTTGAGTAATATTAACAACAGTGAAAATGAAAGAGTCatcaccaaaaaaatcaagtgagAAACCGAAAGACAGTGTTTTGTAACTTTAATGCCACTAATATTGCCTAAACTCTAATGACCATATTAAAAAACttgatgttttgaaaagatatACTCGTAATGTATTCGAGTGCGTAATAATACTATTCTTTCAGTTTTAGGTAAATGATACCTTGAATCATACACATAATTTATTGAGGTCCATTTTAACTGGGTGTTTAACTTTTTGATTTGTATTTTTTAACCAAGTAGGAGGATATTTGTAGGAATCTTATTGTTAGTTGGGGATCTAAAATGATCCCCATCAATGGAGGGTATTCTTAGGCTTAGTGGCGACGTGCCCAATCTTAATGTTTGTCGGATAATTTGCCAAAAAATAAAGCATTGATCATAGAAATACTGAATATTTTCATAATAAGGTAAGTTTTATGAATAGGAGATAGATTGCATACtaaataaaattgatattttgATAAGTGATATCCAAGATGCTGAGCATTTCTCAAGCACGAGAAAAACTACTAGCCCTACTTCTGCCGAAACTTCCTTGTCTTGCACCAATCCTTGCATTTCTTATGATGATACTTTTATGCTTACTGCTATGCCTACTGTTGATGAAGTAAAACATATCTTTTTTGTCATGCAACCATGTATAGCACCTGAAACAAGTGGTTTTCCACCTGGTTTTTGCCAAAAAAAAATGTGGAGCAATGTTAGTTATGATATCGCCTAAATGGTTCAATTCTGTTCCATTCTAAGGTCTTTCTCAAACAACATGATAACTTTAATGTCTTCATCCCTAAATCTAATTTTACTACAAAGTGATCTAGCCTTTAGACCAATTAGTCTTTGTAATGTGTATTATAAATCGTTTGCAAGTTGTTAGCAAGTAGACTTCAAACTTTTTTGGATAAAATAATAGCCTAATTTCAAACAACTTTCATCTTTAGTACATTAATCActgaattttttttaattgttgatGAAAAGATAGACTCATTGAAGGAATATAAGGAAAAATATGGTAGTGGCCATTAAGTTGGACATATCTAAGGACTTTGATGTAAAATAGCCTTTTCCGTTGAAAGTTTTAGCTCAATTAGGTTTTTCTAGTAATTGGTGCACTTTGATTGAAAAGTGTGTCACTACATTTAGATGACTCCCAGTTGATCTTAGCTATCCTCAAAAAGGCCTGAGACAGGGGATCCATCCCTCTTCATTTTTTGTATGAAAACTTTTTTTTAGGTGTCTCTCAAAGCTGAGTCAGAACATCTTATTCATGGAGTTAAAGCAACTATTTGTATTCCATCCATCTCTTATTTATTCTTTTCTGGAAGATTCTTAAATTTTATTAAAGCAGCTAACATTTAGAACAATTAAGTGCATTTTCAGGTCAGGTTGTTAATCTTGCTGCATCTGCAATTTCCTTTAGTAGTAAAGTGCCATGTTATATTAAGAATAGTAtacctaaaattatgcaaattaGGAAAATGAACCTGTAATAAAAGTACTTAGGAATCCGTTTTtttgcttcagaaaaaaaaaggatCCTTGCCTCCCTTGTTGGATAACTTCAGGAATCAATTAGAAACCTCGAAATCTAAGTTTTTAAATACACTAGGTAAAATAAATGTCCTATGTGCCTTGGCCACTCACCAAATGCCTCTTTCATATGCCCGAGAAATTGACAGTCAAGATGGATGCGATCCTGAGAAATTTCTGATAGGTAAATAGGAAAGTGTTAAAGGTTTTTATTTCAAGAGATGGTGGGATATTACCCTCCCTAAATAACTAGGTGGTATGAATATTAGAAAATCTATAACCCTTAAACAATATCTCCATGCTAAACTAACATGGAGAATGATTCACCAACCTTTTCTTTGTGGGTTAAAATTCTTAAAGCAACATGTTTTCACCTCACATTCTCTGCTTGACTGTGCTAACAACAATGGCTCCTGGATCTCGAATAGTAACTTCCTTGGGCTGAATGTTATCCAAAAGCTATTTTGGGAATTTAGGGATGACAAATCCATTTCCATATGAAAAGATAAGTGGATTCCAGAGAGAAATTCACCCTCTCATTTTGAGTACTTTTCAACTAGCCTTTAAACTCTTGATCAACTTATCGATTATGACAATAGGGTTTGGAATCTATAAACTCTCAAGTGCTTctttgatgaagaaactgttaacAACATCAATACTGAAATTGGGGTTCTCTCTATGGAGAAGACAAAACTAGATATAACCAAGTAGAGATGGTGTTTTTAGTGTTAGGTTTGCATATAGAGTTATTCTCGAAGATAACTCTAATTATTAACCCTCATAACAATGATACACACTTCAATTGATTGGAAAGATTTTTTGAAATTCAGGCTCTTTTTATGTCAATGCGTACACAAGTGTTTTCATATAATGGATGCAATATCTGGATTTTCTAATTATTAGTATAACTTGTGTGTTTTAGGTGTTACCAGCAATGAATCTGTTCAACACATAATATTAAAGGGAATAAACATAGAGCATTTTGAAGGGGATTGTCAAAATGTGATAAGTGCAATCAATGGAAATAGATCTCCAGTTAAATGGTCAAACTATTATTTGATTAGCGATGCTTTAACTATTCCCGAACAttttgatttttggtgttttgCTTATTCTCATCAAAATAATGTAGCGGATTGGCATAAATGGTTGAAAATATCTATTCAGTCTGATTCGAACAATTTGTAGTGTTATTTATCTATGATGTTTTGCTATTAGAGAAAAAAGATCCTCCGTGCTGAGAAAGGATAAAAACCAATGTGACGCGATGTCACTATATATCACAGTGAGTAGCACCAAAAATTTTAtcgatgaaaaaaataaataaccaaTGGTAAATTTAGCTTTAACCAAATATGATGGGATGGGCATTACCGTATATGTACCATTAAAAGAAATTAATATTCTATTTAATTCTatttagaaaaaataaataatatacatGCACAAACCTCTAGCAATACAAAGATTTATCAAACCCAATAAGAAAGAGTGACACAATCTAGTTTATGAAACCCAAAAATACAGCCAAAATATGATCCCTTTAGCCGCACTCATTGATTCAACCAAAACACTGATTCCATGAGATTTAGTAAAAAAGTTGCACACATTCACCAAAAATGATAGAAACCATGGTGCACACGCGACGGCCAGCCGTTCATTCACCGTCGATTAAACCATTTCACTTAGCCAGAAACAGCATTCATCGGAACACAAGTCTACGATTATCCTAATTTATCTACTCAAAATTGTTATATGGATATAAAAGTTAGACCACAAATCTcataaaaataaaaggaaaagaaaaagatcaagaaaaataaatataaacgaAACCTGATGAGCCATGCAGAGTGATAATGATAGAAAATAATTTCTTAAAGGCATAAAATAGTGTTCCTTTTCCCCTCTGATTGGATTTGCAGTTTGCACAGCAAGAACAAGCTGTCTAAAACCAATGTCCAAGAGGAGGCAATTTTTTTAAGACACATTTCTCCAAGCTGTCTTCTCccaaaaaaataatccaaaaacaaaCTGATCACATGCAGCTCTTATACCATTAATTATACTAGTATTCTGTACTAAGCCCCTATGATGatatcaaagcaaacaaaaactaaccccataagtttgcaaaccatgcCAAGGAAAAGTCTAAGTGATGAGACACCTAAATGCCATAAGAAATGGCAACATCATCAGAATTCTTACTTGTTGCTTAAAACATGGGAGAAATATTGAATTTTAGCTTTTCATAACTAAAATTGATTAAATAAATATAGTCAAACTGCATGCCCGTAAATAcacaaaaaaggaaggaaaaacaaaataTAACCTAAAATATTTCTCAACTTAGGCTAATCAACTGACTCATCTGAATGGTTTAATCTCACTGCAtttagtttttttagggtttttaaagaTGCATCGAATTCCTTTTAATAAGTTTACGTTATTCATAGTTTCTTAGTTTTTGACCGATAAAGAATTCGATGTCGTCAAGTTTTAAACTCACGTTGATAAATTCTTGGGAGAATTTAGAATCCATGCAGTAGCTGTGTAGAAAATCTTACTAGTTACTAGCATATACTAAAATGGAAGGGTTAATTACATCAATCAAATCTAAGGGTCCATTCCATGAGAGTACTTAATGATTGTAGGCAGGACTCATGTGCAAGTAACATTAGCATGGTATCAAGACATATGCACCATGACAGTTGCAATCAATTGAATATAACACTTAAtcaaccaaaaacaaaaacatttcaaacaaataaaagaattctcacaaatttttcagattcagACAAATAACAACAGCTGCCTTTACTTGCAGAAATCATAAGTTCTCTCCATTAAAAATCGCAGAAGAAATTATTTAGTATCTTCTGCCGCTCTCTGTTTCTTCATTGGTTTGTTAAAACTGCAAGCTATCTCTCTTTTCATTGgctcttcaatcttcaatccatGGAATCACCTGAGAAAACCGACGGCGGCACCATTCAGTTTGCAGCGGCAGAGAAACTTATCTTAAGATGGGATTCAACAGTATCAGAAGAAGCAAGAGAGCGTATGATATTCGACGGTGACCGGCAAGAAGCGGATCGGTATTTAAATGCTGTTGATGAGATCCAGAGATCAATGGAATCTACAGATGTTTCTGTTGATTCAAGTAAGATTAACGGTGCAATACAAATTGCTATGGCACGTTTAGAAGACGAGTTTCGTAACATTTTGATCACTCATACTAATCCACTTGAAATCGAATCACTTATCGATACAAATAACTCTGTTTCGGGTGGTCATCATTGTAGAAGTATGAGTCAATTCAACGGCGAAGTCGACTACTCTGAAGATCAAGAACAGGATAACGGTGATCATCATAGAGGTCGAACGAGTACGAGTTATCGAACCACAAGTAGTATAAAAGAGATTGATCTAATCCCACAAGAACCCATCTCCGATCTCAGAAGTATTGCAGAAAGAATGATTACGGCGGGTTACTTGCGGGAATGCATCCAAGTTTACGGAAGTGTCAGGAAATCAGCTGTTGATGCAAGTTTCCGGCGACTCGGGGTTGAAaaactgagtatcggtgatgtgCAGAGATTGGAATGGGATGAATTAGAAGCCAAAATCAAAAGATGGATTAAAGCCGCAAAGATTTGTGTAAGAATTCTTTTTGCAAGTGAGAAGAGATTATGTGAACAAATCTTTGAAGAGCTGGGTACAAATGCCGATGATGCTTGTTTTATGGAGACGGTGAAAGGTCCTGCGATTCAGTTATTTAATTTCGCAGAAGCCATTAGTATCAGCCGAAGGTCGCCGGAGAAACTTTTCAAGATTTTGGATCTTCATGACGCTTTGTCAGACCTTTTGCCGGATGTTGATGCGGTTTTTAGATCGAAATCGTCTGAATCTGTCCGAATCCAAGCGACTGAGATTCTTTCCCGGTTGGCCGAAGCTGCACGGGGAATACTATCGGAGTTTGAAAATGCAGTTCAGCGGGAAACTACCAAGATTCCGGTTCCGGGAGGTACAATTCATCCATTAACCAGATATGTTATGAATTATATAAATTTGATTTCTGATTATAAACAGACGTTGAGTGAGTTAATTGTTTCGAAACCATCGATGAATgctcggtttccaaatggtgatTATATGGGCGATTTTGAAGACCCCGAACCCGAAAACGACACACCATTAGCTCTACATTTGATTTGGATAATTATGATATTGCAATTCAACTTAGAGGGGAAATCTAAGCTCTATAAAGATAATTCATTAGCTCATTTATTCATCATGAACAATGTTCATTACATTGTGCAAAAAATCCGAGGATCTTCGGAACTTCAAGAAATGATCGGAGACGATTTCTTGCGGAGGTTGACACGTAAATTCCGTCAAGCTGCAACGAGTTATCAAAGAGCAACATGGGTTGGTGTTTTGCATTCATTAAGAGATGAAGGGTTACATGTAAAAGGCGGGTTTTCGTCCGGGGTATCGAAATCTGCATTAAGAGATAGGTTTAAAACATTCAATGCAACGTTTGAAGAAACTCATAGAGCTCAAGCAACATGGTTAGTACCGGACCCTCAATTACGTGAAGAGCTTCGTATTTCTATTGCAGAGAAGTTGTTGCCGGCTTATCGATCTTTTTTGGGACGGTATAGGAGTCATATAGAGAGTGGTAAACACCCAGAGATGTATATTAAGTTTTCAGTTGATGATCTTGAAGCTGCTGTTTTGGATTTCTTTGAAGGTTATCCTGTTTCATCACTACATATGAGGAGAAGGTCTCATTGAAAATGAATACCAAGACATAAATTCAGATTATTATtagactgattttttttttctttttctacttcTTTTGTTCACAAGTTAGAATTCTTTAGGTGATATATTCTTTAAATTTTTGAGTAAGAAGTGCATTTCATGGGTGGTTTTGGTTCTTCAAGAGGATTCGGGCGAAAAAACGGTCTCTTTTGGGTTGAAGATTATTCGGTATAATGTGCTTTGTACCTGTAAGCAAAATTGttaatttttgttttggttgCTGCTTTAAGCTCGCTACGTTTTTTTTTTCGATTAAATTTGTTCATATATCAGAAGAATTCTTGTTGATTAGTATTTTCTTTCATATATATCTAGGTAGATTTCAATAACACACTATAATTTGATATCCATTGATGTTTCATATGAGCTgcatttttgaataaaatgtTCAAATTTTTCGCCAAACAATTTCCTTTGACAGAGCAGAATTCATGTTCTTATAACTGAGAGGCTGAAGTCCAAGACAGAAGTGGAAGTATTGAGAGCATTGGCTTGATAAATTTGGTGCAAGTCGATTACTACAGACCCAACAATAAGACTTGGCATTTGATAAATTTGCTGAGCAAAGAATTACTAAACCATTACTTGAACCTAAATTTTGGGAAATTTGGTTTGGATTCAAGgcaggggcggagccaagaaTCATGGAATGGGAGTGCAAAATTTGCTATGGGGAGGAAAAATAAATTGTAGGGGGTAAAAAAACGCAAAAATAGGCTTATACCTTTTTTTTCTCACTGGACCTAAAATGGGTTTTGGAACTAGCCCATTGCAAGGAGGTTCACTTAGAACTTAAAAGAAAATCCaaaaactcaaaagaaaatcCATTATGACGAGAAAATAGTGGAGAGTGCTAATCAAGATATGCATTACTAAACATATATTTCATAGGGTTGTTTGGAAGATAATCTTCAGGTCCATTTTTTTATAAAGTAAGGATTACAAAGTAGATGCAACCATACCTTTGAGACACatttgaacttgaacataagctTTAAAGGAAGATGCAGAAAGATTTTAAGCCAGATATCGTATGTTAAGCCTGCAACAATGGATGAACTCAGCATCTTTACCTCTCCTTCCAAAACCAAAACTGAAACCAAAACCTTACAACCCTTATGTTTCATAGTCTAAGACAAGCAAATTAATACTTATATCACCAAACTTTCCTATGCCATGTTGTGACCTAACCTGTCCTAGGGTTAGCCTGTTCCGCGCGCCTGTGCCTGTGAGAGCCGGAAAATCTCGAAACCTATGACAACCTCTTCATGGCTTGGAAAGGTTAATTTGTTGGGCAGgctcagttttttttttggaatattaTCTGTATACCCTTGATATGAGGCCCATTGAAAAATACTCTTTTAAACTTAAATATAGAAGGAACATTATCTATATACCCATGGTATGAGTCCTATTGAAAAAGACCCttttaaacttaaaatataccCCCAAGCTTCAAGCTTCTAGAAGCCTCTACCTCTTAATACGACATTGCTATAATATCTAAGGCGACACATGAATCGGCCTGTACTCGAAGAACCGGCTTGGTACCGGAAAATTTGGACCGGAGTTGGTGTAGGAGGCACATGGAATGGGAATGGAACGTGAGAATCGGTGTAGACCGGTACAGTTACTCGGTTCTTTGGGAGTACCGGCCTGAAAGTCCCGATTAATAAGGGCCATCGATTAAAAGTTTATGGATTAATCTTAACCATCCATTCCAgggtttatatgaaagtttcacaCTTTCACTTCTTTTTTTCCCTCTCAGATTAATTCTCAATTGAAGCTGAAGAACAACATCAGCGCCACAACCAAACCAatccacccttcttcttcaccaaccAACTGAAGATAAATCCGttacttcttgttcttcttcaattAATAACAAGGTAAGGATTTCTGTTGAAGACTAATGAAGATATTAAGATGGTTGTTGCTAATAATCAAGACAAGGATTTGACTGGGTTGTTGATGTTGATGGTCCGTGAGAAAAAAATTGTTTAAATCTGAACTTGTGTGTCATTGCAGTCGACAAGAAGGGAAAAATGGAAATGAATAATGGGTTTTAGTCGATGTTAAGTTTAGTTCATGTTGATGTTGATTAAAGATGTGATGAAGAGATGAAGATATGAGATTGATCACAAGATGGGTGTGGAAAATTAAGATCATTGCTTGGTTTCAGAGAAAACTCTGAAGTAACTACTACCTTACTCTTTACGATTGATTGTTAACTATCTGATTCTTAGTTTAGATATTGACTTGATGTATTTATGGGATATAGGAAGCCACTGATTTCATATACaagagaatttctttatttctaagTAAATTGGATTCAACAAAGATATTTTACGGTATTACAGTTGttcctttttgttttttgtgttgAACCTTGTCGTAATGTTCGCATCTTGCAGATCGTATATGTATACTCTTTCAATTTATTATCATTTTGAAACCTTGTTTTTGTTTAAATCTTTTGAATCTGTGCAAATTGCGAATCCACCTTATAGTTATAATGCTTATTCTATGCTCGTCTTGAATGTGATTGAACCAAATGCTTTAGAAGCTTTTTTTGAGTGGGTTTTGTGTTGACACATTTGTGCTTCGCTTCTTGCAGAAGGCCTTCAGGATCTGAAGTGGATGGAAGACAACCTTATTACTACATAGTTTATTTCTGGATCAAAGAACCAATTTTCCTTTTATGATTTTATTACGGT
Proteins encoded in this window:
- the LOC113326970 gene encoding exocyst complex component EXO70A1-like — protein: MESPEKTDGGTIQFAAAEKLILRWDSTVSEEARERMIFDGDRQEADRYLNAVDEIQRSMESTDVSVDSSKINGAIQIAMARLEDEFRNILITHTNPLEIESLIDTNNSVSGGHHCRSMSQFNGEVDYSEDQEQDNGDHHRGRTSTSYRTTSSIKEIDLIPQEPISDLRSIAERMITAGYLRECIQVYGSVRKSAVDASFRRLGVEKLSIGDVQRLEWDELEAKIKRWIKAAKICVRILFASEKRLCEQIFEELGTNADDACFMETVKGPAIQLFNFAEAISISRRSPEKLFKILDLHDALSDLLPDVDAVFRSKSSESVRIQATEILSRLAEAARGILSEFENAVQRETTKIPVPGGTIHPLTRYVMNYINLISDYKQTLSELIVSKPSMNARFPNGDYMGDFEDPEPENDTPLALHLIWIIMILQFNLEGKSKLYKDNSLAHLFIMNNVHYIVQKIRGSSELQEMIGDDFLRRLTRKFRQAATSYQRATWVGVLHSLRDEGLHVKGGFSSGVSKSALRDRFKTFNATFEETHRAQATWLVPDPQLREELRISIAEKLLPAYRSFLGRYRSHIESGKHPEMYIKFSVDDLEAAVLDFFEGYPVSSLHMRRRSH